One segment of Rhodopirellula baltica SH 1 DNA contains the following:
- the amt gene encoding ammonium transporter, translating to MVLNVDSEASLSLSQISGVEGGSFQDDWLILCAVIVLLMQAGFMCLESGLVREKNSINVAVKNLADLMISVASFWTIGFSVMFGATIFGLFGVGQLMPDFGVSDSLAAFFVFQAVFCGTATTIVSGAVAERMRFHGYLVSCVCVSALIYPVVGHWVWASGANGMSIGWLEGLGFRDFAGSTVVHSVGGWAALAGCIVLGPRLGRFRKDGRVRDIQPSNLTLAYLGAFILFFGWFGFNCGSTFKATGEIALIAINTLLGGCFGGLSSILVSSLRTGIPDPRSIANGLLGGLVGITASGSMIDPRAAALVGAIAGVVAVYSDEWLVRLRIDDAVGAISVHGFCGAWGTIAFALFIRTDELAPGMSRWEFLAVQVFGVVVTFGFVFGGVFVLLRGLGRFIQLRVDPETERLGLNVAEHNASSRLLDLAVSMDAAARMRKLEPSCKVRSEYGTAIGDLIDSYNQMIDHICEDQTALAEATKRAEALTAILDDSPNEIAIVHADTGQVLSLNRGARVNLQRDEDEFSELTFDCLFNTEFGELQKFRLSAFDDEAGFTQQLATAVRKDGTTYPASISVQHAEFLGYQVLVVLTVDMTSQVELKERLHAAEKMEAVGQLAAGIAHEINTPLQCMSGNVEFLQSVQQNLQDTLRLVAEGVSDEQALHEITEKLSSDRWSRLLGESDAAIEDTQKSIGRVVQIIGAMRVLSHPGPAGKTNTSINGILRDSAAISRGRWKYAAQMDFDLCDSEPTVACRANELSQVFCNLFVNAADSIEEKNEKVPEAGLGNIFVSSSIEQDGVLIKVRDSGVGMSESVRRRCFEQFYTTKPVGKGTGQGLSIAYQIIVGRHGGNIEITSEEGVGTEFQIWIPMHASDDACDGATKTNAGQTNDATSLAAV from the coding sequence ATGGTTTTAAATGTGGATTCCGAGGCGTCTCTTTCGCTTTCGCAGATCAGCGGAGTCGAAGGGGGAAGCTTTCAGGATGATTGGTTGATTCTGTGCGCGGTGATCGTACTGCTAATGCAGGCCGGATTCATGTGTCTCGAATCAGGGTTGGTTCGAGAGAAAAACTCAATCAACGTCGCGGTGAAGAACCTAGCGGACCTGATGATTTCGGTTGCTTCGTTCTGGACCATCGGTTTCTCTGTCATGTTTGGGGCCACCATCTTCGGTTTGTTCGGTGTTGGGCAGTTGATGCCCGATTTCGGCGTTTCGGATTCATTGGCTGCTTTTTTTGTTTTCCAAGCTGTCTTCTGTGGTACCGCGACGACGATTGTGTCGGGCGCAGTCGCTGAGCGAATGCGTTTTCACGGGTACCTGGTTTCCTGTGTTTGTGTCTCTGCTTTGATCTATCCGGTCGTCGGACATTGGGTTTGGGCGAGCGGGGCCAATGGGATGTCGATCGGTTGGTTGGAGGGTCTGGGGTTTCGAGATTTTGCGGGCAGCACAGTTGTGCATAGCGTCGGCGGTTGGGCGGCTCTTGCCGGCTGCATCGTTCTCGGTCCTCGCTTGGGTCGTTTTCGCAAGGATGGTCGCGTTCGGGATATTCAGCCCAGCAACCTCACTCTCGCGTACCTTGGAGCGTTCATCCTCTTTTTTGGCTGGTTTGGGTTCAACTGCGGAAGCACTTTCAAAGCCACCGGAGAGATCGCTCTCATTGCAATCAATACCCTGCTGGGCGGTTGCTTCGGTGGTTTGTCTTCGATCCTCGTCTCGTCTCTTCGCACCGGGATCCCCGATCCGCGTTCCATTGCAAATGGTTTGCTAGGTGGCTTGGTTGGAATCACCGCATCCGGAAGCATGATCGACCCCAGAGCGGCGGCGCTAGTCGGTGCGATCGCTGGAGTGGTGGCGGTCTATTCGGATGAATGGTTGGTGCGTCTACGCATTGACGATGCGGTGGGCGCGATCTCCGTGCATGGATTTTGTGGTGCTTGGGGAACGATTGCCTTTGCACTGTTCATTCGAACTGATGAACTTGCCCCAGGAATGTCGCGTTGGGAGTTCTTGGCTGTTCAGGTATTTGGCGTTGTCGTGACGTTTGGGTTTGTCTTTGGTGGAGTTTTCGTACTGCTTCGGGGCTTGGGAAGGTTTATTCAACTTCGAGTCGACCCTGAAACTGAGCGACTAGGCCTCAACGTTGCGGAGCACAATGCATCCAGTCGTCTATTGGATTTGGCTGTCAGTATGGATGCCGCGGCGAGAATGAGAAAGCTCGAACCAAGCTGCAAAGTTCGGTCAGAATACGGCACTGCGATCGGTGATCTTATTGATAGCTACAATCAGATGATCGACCACATTTGCGAAGATCAGACCGCTCTTGCAGAAGCGACGAAACGTGCCGAGGCCCTCACCGCGATTTTGGATGATTCGCCAAACGAGATCGCCATCGTCCACGCTGACACTGGGCAGGTTCTCAGTCTCAACAGAGGTGCCCGTGTCAATTTGCAGCGGGATGAAGATGAGTTCTCGGAACTGACATTTGATTGCCTTTTCAACACAGAGTTTGGCGAACTTCAGAAGTTCCGGCTCTCCGCGTTTGATGATGAAGCTGGTTTTACCCAGCAGCTAGCAACAGCGGTTCGAAAAGACGGGACAACCTACCCCGCATCGATCAGCGTGCAGCACGCTGAGTTCTTGGGGTATCAAGTGCTCGTCGTATTGACCGTCGACATGACCAGTCAAGTTGAGTTGAAAGAGCGTTTGCATGCCGCGGAAAAAATGGAAGCCGTTGGGCAGTTGGCAGCTGGGATTGCGCACGAAATCAACACGCCGCTTCAGTGTATGTCTGGCAACGTTGAGTTTCTGCAGTCGGTCCAACAGAACCTGCAGGACACACTGAGGCTGGTTGCTGAGGGCGTTTCCGATGAGCAGGCTTTGCATGAAATCACTGAGAAGCTCAGCAGTGATCGATGGTCGCGGTTGTTGGGCGAGAGCGATGCCGCGATCGAGGACACTCAAAAATCAATCGGTCGTGTCGTTCAGATCATCGGGGCAATGCGAGTGCTATCGCATCCAGGTCCGGCTGGCAAAACGAACACGAGCATCAATGGAATCCTTCGTGATTCCGCCGCGATCTCGCGAGGAAGGTGGAAGTACGCTGCCCAAATGGACTTTGATCTATGCGATTCAGAGCCCACCGTTGCTTGTCGCGCCAACGAGTTATCGCAGGTTTTCTGCAACCTGTTTGTTAACGCGGCAGATTCAATCGAGGAAAAAAACGAAAAGGTTCCGGAAGCCGGCCTGGGAAACATCTTCGTGAGTTCATCGATCGAACAAGATGGCGTTTTGATCAAAGTGAGGGATAGTGGCGTTGGCATGTCAGAATCAGTTCGACGCCGTTGCTTTGAACAGTTCTACACCACCAAACCCGTTGGAAAAGGCACCGGCCAAGGTCTGTCAATCGCGTATCAAATCATCGTCGGTAGGCACGGTGGGAACATCGAGATCACATCTGAAGAGGGCGTTGGTACCGAGTTTCAAATCTGGATACCGATGCACGCCTCTGATGACGCTTGCGATGGGGCGACGAAGACAAATGCCGGGCAAACCAATGACGCAACGAGTCTTGCAGCTGTTTAG